From Halomicrobium salinisoli, the proteins below share one genomic window:
- a CDS encoding NAD-dependent epimerase/dehydratase family protein, giving the protein MTVFVTGATGVFGRRIVDELTDRNRTVVGLSRDADGDAAVRDSGGVPVRGDVLDQDGLRSAADAAGDRSGEAVDAVIHAATRLPPAERTTAEYWERNDEVRREGARNLVAALGDDVDRFVFPSVVWVARQPDGSCFDETAERHPDRATRSAAEVEDFLADAAADHGFDPLILRTGFFYGPDDHTTRSFAENLRSGDLPIVGGGILGRKDAELSMLHVDDAGCAVAAAVDAGVTGLYHVVDDEPVTVADYLRTFAYLLDAPEPSRVPWWLARPFAGKDAVRFMTSPMPTSSEKFRADVGWEPDYPTYREGLEQVVEAWRADGTLAELRGDEDADTGTRTNAVENTV; this is encoded by the coding sequence ATGACCGTCTTCGTCACGGGCGCCACCGGCGTGTTCGGACGCCGAATCGTCGACGAACTCACCGACAGGAACCGCACGGTCGTCGGACTGAGCAGAGACGCGGACGGCGACGCGGCCGTCCGTGACTCCGGCGGCGTCCCGGTCAGGGGCGACGTCCTCGATCAGGACGGCCTCCGCTCGGCCGCCGACGCCGCCGGCGACCGGAGCGGCGAGGCCGTCGACGCCGTGATCCACGCGGCCACGAGATTGCCGCCGGCCGAGCGGACGACCGCCGAGTACTGGGAGCGCAACGACGAGGTCCGCCGGGAGGGCGCGCGGAACCTCGTCGCCGCCCTCGGCGACGACGTCGACCGGTTCGTCTTCCCCAGCGTCGTCTGGGTGGCCCGCCAGCCCGACGGCTCGTGCTTCGACGAGACGGCCGAACGGCACCCCGACCGCGCCACGCGGTCAGCGGCGGAGGTCGAGGACTTCCTCGCCGATGCCGCGGCCGACCACGGCTTCGACCCGCTGATCCTCAGGACCGGGTTCTTCTACGGTCCGGACGATCACACGACCCGGTCGTTCGCCGAGAACCTCCGCTCCGGCGACCTGCCGATCGTCGGCGGCGGCATCCTCGGCCGGAAAGACGCCGAACTCTCCATGCTGCACGTCGACGACGCCGGCTGCGCGGTCGCCGCCGCGGTCGACGCCGGCGTCACGGGACTGTACCACGTCGTAGACGACGAACCGGTCACCGTCGCGGACTACCTCCGGACCTTCGCATACCTGCTCGACGCGCCCGAGCCGAGCCGCGTCCCCTGGTGGCTCGCCCGCCCCTTCGCCGGGAAGGACGCCGTGCGGTTCATGACGAGTCCGATGCCCACCAGCAGCGAGAAATTTCGCGCCGACGTCGGCTGGGAACCCGACTATCCCACCTACCGCGAGGGACTCGAACAGGTCGTCGAGGCCTGGCGGGCCGACGGCACGCTCGCGGAGCTACGGGGCGACGAGGACGCCGACACCGGAACGCGGACGAACGCAGTCGAGAACACGGTTTGA
- a CDS encoding HAD family hydrolase — protein sequence MSEPGTTGANTGPSGTGGPVEAVLFDLDDTICKYRRSIDELVEHSFDAVGVEPFFTAAEYRERFGEYVHEYDDVDEIRERSFVSLAEEAGRGPDLAREMAAAYAAERRDQADVEFLPGAREAVETLCERYRAGLVTNGAPDMQSEKLRSLGIEGHFETVVHAGHETPAKPDPEPFEAAMEALGVSAERAVKVGNSLSTDVAGAHAAGVRSVWLEQDGVEVVDPEPHYRITRMDELLDEPWA from the coding sequence ATGAGCGAACCGGGAACGACCGGCGCGAACACGGGGCCGAGCGGCACTGGCGGTCCGGTCGAGGCTGTCCTGTTCGACCTCGACGACACCATCTGCAAGTACCGGCGGAGTATCGATGAACTGGTCGAGCACTCCTTCGACGCGGTTGGGGTCGAGCCGTTCTTCACGGCCGCGGAGTACAGGGAACGGTTCGGCGAGTACGTCCACGAGTACGACGACGTCGACGAGATCCGTGAGCGGAGTTTCGTCTCGCTGGCTGAGGAAGCCGGTCGGGGTCCGGATCTGGCCCGCGAGATGGCGGCCGCGTACGCCGCGGAGCGCCGCGACCAGGCCGACGTAGAGTTCCTGCCCGGGGCCAGGGAGGCCGTCGAGACGCTGTGCGAGCGATATCGGGCGGGCCTCGTCACGAACGGCGCCCCGGATATGCAGTCCGAGAAACTTCGGAGCCTGGGCATCGAGGGCCACTTCGAGACGGTCGTCCACGCCGGCCACGAGACGCCCGCCAAGCCCGACCCCGAGCCGTTCGAGGCGGCGATGGAGGCGCTCGGGGTGTCCGCCGAGCGGGCCGTCAAGGTCGGCAACTCCCTGTCGACCGACGTCGCGGGCGCGCACGCGGCCGGCGTGCGCTCGGTGTGGCTGGAACAGGACGGCGTAGAGGTGGTCGACCCCGAGCCCCACTACCGAATCACGCGGATGGACGAGTTACTGGACGAGCCCTGGGCCTGA
- the mch gene encoding methenyltetrahydromethanopterin cyclohydrolase, which yields MESLNRMATELVDEAVDFADELTLEVHELAGDAAVIDFGVDVPGAVEAGLLLAEIQTAGLASVQTRVDEVDGAPLTHVELSTDHPALGLLCSAKGGWELSVDGFEGLGSGPARALVAEEDVFARVGYRDAADFAVLAIESDELPDQTVAEHVAEMTGVPETAVFLPTYASASVTGSVVAAARAAELATFRLTELGYDPVEILSAHGAAPVAPVAGDEETAIARTTDALAYGGQVHLTVEEEFDRFDEVASTAAEEYGAPLSSAFEDADWDFSEVPVEVFAPAQVTVDVVGGPTHVVGDVHEGVLAESFGL from the coding sequence ATGGAGAGTCTCAACCGGATGGCCACGGAGCTCGTCGACGAGGCCGTCGACTTCGCCGACGAGCTGACCCTCGAGGTCCACGAGCTGGCCGGCGACGCCGCCGTCATCGACTTCGGCGTCGACGTGCCCGGGGCCGTCGAGGCCGGGCTGTTGCTCGCGGAGATCCAGACCGCGGGGCTGGCGTCGGTCCAGACCCGCGTCGACGAGGTCGACGGCGCGCCGCTGACCCACGTCGAACTGTCCACCGACCACCCCGCCCTCGGGCTGCTCTGCTCGGCGAAGGGCGGCTGGGAGCTGAGCGTCGACGGGTTCGAGGGCCTGGGCAGCGGCCCGGCGAGAGCGCTCGTCGCCGAGGAGGACGTGTTCGCGCGCGTGGGCTACCGCGACGCCGCCGACTTCGCCGTCCTGGCGATCGAGAGCGACGAATTGCCGGACCAGACGGTCGCAGAGCACGTCGCCGAGATGACCGGCGTCCCCGAGACCGCGGTCTTCCTGCCCACCTACGCGAGCGCGAGCGTCACGGGCAGCGTCGTCGCGGCGGCCCGCGCGGCAGAGCTGGCGACCTTCCGGCTGACGGAGCTGGGCTACGACCCCGTCGAGATCCTCTCGGCCCACGGGGCCGCGCCCGTCGCGCCCGTCGCGGGCGACGAGGAGACCGCCATCGCGCGGACCACCGACGCGCTGGCCTACGGCGGGCAGGTCCACCTCACCGTCGAGGAGGAGTTCGACCGCTTCGACGAGGTGGCCTCGACCGCCGCCGAGGAGTACGGCGCGCCGCTGAGTTCGGCCTTCGAAGACGCCGACTGGGACTTCTCGGAGGTCCCCGTCGAGGTGTTCGCGCCCGCGCAGGTGACCGTCGACGTCGTCGGCGGCCCGACCCACGTCGTCGGCGACGTCCACGAGGGCGTCCTGGCCGAGAGCTTCGGGCTGTGA
- a CDS encoding SRPBCC family protein: MSAPRQDATSDSEPPPAERRSRSGSRGGRTDKTTQARALASIAGGALFVMGLRRWSLRGMALTAAGLAALYSGINGEGRPFDSLLSAVGSGTQHAGPGASSDAVTIDRSVTVQGDAADLLEYWRDSDRLDRILSDAVDVESRGDERLHWTVSAPTGHRISWETRVVEERPDELLRWESVPDSSLPMEGSVRTQPASGGRGTEVRLQVRFDPPGGPVGQRVLSRMGVVPESLLGTALDRFKSLVETGEVPTLDRNPSGRGKGDVV, translated from the coding sequence ATGAGTGCACCCCGACAGGACGCCACGTCCGACTCGGAGCCGCCGCCGGCCGAGCGCCGCTCCCGCTCCGGTTCGCGGGGCGGACGCACCGACAAGACGACGCAGGCACGGGCGCTCGCGTCGATCGCCGGGGGAGCGCTGTTCGTCATGGGCCTCAGGCGCTGGTCGCTGCGCGGGATGGCGCTGACCGCCGCCGGCCTGGCCGCGCTCTACAGCGGGATCAACGGCGAGGGCCGCCCGTTCGACTCGCTGCTCTCGGCGGTCGGGTCGGGCACCCAGCACGCCGGCCCCGGAGCCTCGTCCGACGCGGTGACGATCGACCGGTCGGTCACCGTCCAGGGCGACGCGGCGGACCTGCTCGAGTACTGGCGGGACTCTGACCGGCTCGACCGGATACTCAGCGACGCCGTCGACGTCGAGTCCCGCGGCGACGAGCGCCTGCACTGGACCGTCTCCGCCCCGACCGGGCACCGGATCTCCTGGGAGACGCGCGTCGTCGAGGAGCGGCCGGACGAACTGCTCCGCTGGGAGTCCGTCCCCGACTCCTCGCTCCCCATGGAGGGGTCCGTTCGCACCCAGCCGGCCTCCGGGGGTCGGGGCACCGAGGTCCGCCTCCAGGTTCGGTTCGATCCGCCGGGCGGTCCCGTTGGACAGCGGGTCCTCTCCCGGATGGGTGTCGTCCCGGAATCGCTCCTCGGCACGGCGCTCGATCGGTTCAAGAGCCTCGTCGAGACCGGCGAGGTCCCGACCCTCGACCGGAACCCCTCGGGCCGTGGCAAGGGCGACGTGGTCTGA
- a CDS encoding GNAT family N-acetyltransferase produces MATTRTAREGELDELLTLYRMLNPDDPELAPDDVADQWEEMLADDNLDIVVVEEDDTLVASCVLSVTPNLTRGARPFALIENVVTREDYRGNGFGKQCVRAAVDMAEQRGCYKVMLLTGAEAEWKRSFYEDCGFDRAAKTGFVRDLR; encoded by the coding sequence ATGGCAACCACCAGAACGGCCCGAGAGGGGGAGCTGGACGAGCTGCTGACGCTGTACCGGATGCTCAATCCAGACGACCCGGAACTGGCTCCCGACGACGTCGCGGACCAGTGGGAGGAAATGCTGGCCGACGACAACCTCGACATCGTCGTCGTGGAGGAAGACGACACGCTGGTCGCGTCCTGCGTCCTCTCGGTGACGCCGAACCTGACCAGGGGAGCCCGTCCGTTCGCCCTGATCGAGAACGTCGTCACCCGCGAGGACTACCGGGGGAACGGGTTCGGAAAGCAGTGCGTGCGGGCCGCGGTCGATATGGCCGAGCAGCGAGGGTGCTACAAGGTGATGCTGCTGACGGGCGCCGAGGCGGAGTGGAAGCGCTCCTTCTACGAGGACTGCGGCTTCGACCGGGCGGCGAAGACGGGGTTCGTCCGTGACCTGCGATAG
- a CDS encoding helix-turn-helix domain-containing protein, giving the protein MKHVRLRLSAGGREAEVHPMYGVVANAEFVGYATALNWNYTGEELGILHYVEGDADRFEAAMRSIPEVLAYDLHRADEGSFYVYIRDATTESVRALFGVVDRSSLVTIPPIEYHPDGPVTFSVFGPGDQIQAAIESVPDPVDVTVEEITGLQAIPHTVPSALSDRQCEAVEAALEVGYYEIPRRGSQADVAERLRCAPSTAAEHLRKAESRVLHALFG; this is encoded by the coding sequence ATGAAACACGTCCGGCTGCGGCTCAGCGCGGGCGGTCGGGAGGCCGAGGTCCACCCGATGTACGGCGTGGTCGCCAACGCCGAGTTCGTGGGCTACGCGACGGCGCTCAACTGGAACTACACGGGCGAGGAGCTGGGCATCCTCCACTACGTCGAGGGCGACGCCGACCGCTTCGAGGCCGCGATGCGCTCCATCCCGGAGGTGCTGGCGTACGACCTGCACCGGGCCGACGAGGGATCGTTCTACGTCTACATCCGGGACGCGACGACGGAGTCCGTGCGCGCGCTGTTCGGCGTCGTCGACCGGAGCAGCCTCGTGACGATTCCGCCCATCGAGTACCACCCGGACGGCCCGGTGACGTTCTCGGTGTTCGGTCCGGGCGACCAGATCCAGGCCGCCATCGAGAGCGTCCCGGACCCGGTCGACGTGACGGTCGAGGAGATCACGGGGTTGCAAGCGATTCCGCACACAGTCCCGTCGGCGCTGAGCGACCGCCAGTGCGAAGCGGTCGAAGCCGCTCTGGAAGTGGGGTACTACGAGATCCCGCGTCGGGGCAGCCAGGCCGACGTGGCCGAGCGACTCAGGTGTGCGCCGTCGACGGCCGCGGAACACCTGCGGAAGGCGGAGTCGCGGGTGCTACACGCCCTGTTCGGATGA